One stretch of Streptomyces sp. MMBL 11-1 DNA includes these proteins:
- a CDS encoding 6-phospho-beta-glucosidase produces the protein MKLAVVGGGSTYTPELIDGFARLRDTLPIEELVLVDPAADRLELVGGLARRIFAKQDHAGRITTTTDIDAGVADADAVLLQLRVGGQAARNQDETWPLECGCVGQETTGAGGLAKALRTVPVVLDIAERVRRANPDAWIIDFTNPVGIVTRALLQAGHKAVGLCNVAIGFQRKFARLLDVNPSEVHLDHVGLNHLTWELGVRLGGPDGENVLPKLLAEHGDAIADDLHMDRQVVDRLGVVPSYYLRYFYSHDEVVRELGTKPSRAAEVAAMEKELLAMYGDPTLDEKPELLAKRGGAFYSEAAVDLAASLLGSGGSPVQVVNTYNNGTLPFLPDDAVIEVQARVGHDGATPLAVPALDPLYAGLIANVTAYEDLALEAALRGGRDRVFKALLAHPLIGQYAYAEGLTDRLIAHNREHLPWA, from the coding sequence CGCTGCCGATCGAGGAGCTGGTGCTCGTCGATCCGGCGGCCGACCGCCTGGAGCTGGTGGGAGGTCTCGCCCGGCGGATCTTCGCCAAGCAGGACCACGCCGGGAGGATCACGACCACCACCGACATCGACGCGGGCGTCGCCGACGCCGACGCGGTCCTGCTCCAGCTGCGCGTCGGCGGACAGGCCGCGCGCAACCAGGACGAGACCTGGCCGCTGGAGTGCGGCTGCGTCGGCCAGGAGACCACCGGCGCCGGCGGCCTCGCCAAGGCGCTGCGCACCGTGCCGGTCGTCCTGGACATCGCCGAGCGGGTCCGCCGCGCCAACCCGGACGCCTGGATCATCGACTTCACCAACCCGGTCGGCATCGTCACCCGCGCCCTGCTCCAGGCCGGGCACAAGGCCGTCGGCCTGTGCAACGTGGCGATCGGCTTCCAGCGGAAGTTCGCCCGGCTGCTGGACGTGAACCCCTCCGAGGTGCACCTGGACCACGTCGGGCTCAACCACCTGACCTGGGAGCTGGGCGTGCGCCTGGGCGGTCCGGACGGCGAGAACGTCCTGCCGAAGCTGCTCGCCGAGCACGGCGACGCCATCGCCGACGACCTCCACATGGACCGGCAGGTCGTCGACCGGCTCGGCGTCGTCCCCTCCTACTACCTGCGTTACTTCTACTCCCACGACGAGGTGGTCCGGGAGCTCGGCACCAAGCCGTCCCGGGCCGCCGAGGTCGCGGCGATGGAGAAGGAACTGCTCGCGATGTACGGCGACCCGACGCTGGACGAGAAGCCGGAGCTGCTCGCCAAGCGCGGCGGCGCGTTCTACTCGGAGGCGGCCGTGGACCTGGCGGCCTCCCTGCTGGGCAGCGGCGGCTCCCCGGTCCAGGTGGTCAACACGTACAACAACGGGACGCTGCCGTTCCTCCCGGACGACGCGGTGATCGAGGTGCAGGCCCGGGTCGGGCACGACGGCGCGACACCGCTGGCCGTGCCGGCGCTGGACCCGCTGTACGCCGGTCTCATCGCCAACGTGACGGCGTACGAGGACCTCGCCCTGGAGGCCGCGCTGCGGGGCGGCCGGGACCGGGTCTTCAAGGCGCTCCTCGCCCACCCGCTGATCGGCCAGTACGCGTACGCCGAGGGGCTCACCGACCGGCTGATCGCGCACAACCGGGAGCACCTTCCGTGGGCGTGA
- a CDS encoding N-acetylglucosamine kinase, whose product MGVNVSVVAIDAGNSKTDVALIGEDGTVLSTARGGGFQPPVVGVEAAVDVLAAVLERATAELPDGGLPPGSSAHVSACLANADLPVEEAELAGALEARGWGGSVEVRNDTFAILRAGVDEPRGVAVVCGAGINCVGMTPDGRTARFPAIGRLSGDWGGGSGLAEEALWFAARAEDGRGEPSELARVLPGHFGLDSMYALIEALHRGAIPSARRHELTPVLFASAAGGDPVALALVERLAEEVVAMATVALRRLGLLEEEVPVLLGGSVLAARHPQLDDRIAGLLAARAPKAEVRVVSEPPVLGAALLGLDRTGATPEVRRRLRAQYV is encoded by the coding sequence GTGGGCGTGAACGTGTCGGTCGTCGCCATCGACGCGGGCAACAGCAAGACCGACGTGGCGCTGATCGGCGAGGACGGCACGGTCCTGTCCACGGCGCGCGGCGGTGGTTTCCAGCCGCCCGTGGTCGGGGTGGAGGCCGCGGTCGACGTGCTGGCCGCCGTGCTGGAGCGGGCGACCGCGGAGCTGCCGGACGGCGGCCTCCCGCCCGGCTCGTCCGCCCATGTCTCCGCGTGCCTGGCCAACGCCGATCTGCCGGTGGAGGAGGCCGAGCTGGCCGGGGCCCTGGAGGCCCGGGGGTGGGGCGGCTCGGTGGAGGTGCGCAACGACACCTTCGCGATCCTGCGCGCCGGGGTGGACGAGCCCCGGGGCGTCGCGGTGGTGTGCGGGGCCGGGATCAACTGCGTGGGCATGACCCCGGACGGGCGGACCGCCCGCTTCCCCGCGATCGGGCGGCTGTCCGGTGACTGGGGCGGCGGTTCCGGGCTCGCGGAGGAGGCGCTGTGGTTCGCCGCGCGCGCCGAGGACGGTCGCGGCGAACCCTCCGAGCTGGCCCGGGTGCTGCCCGGCCACTTCGGGCTCGACTCGATGTACGCGCTCATCGAGGCGCTGCACCGGGGCGCGATCCCGTCGGCGCGGCGGCACGAGCTGACGCCGGTGCTGTTCGCGTCGGCCGCGGGCGGGGACCCGGTGGCCCTCGCGCTGGTGGAGCGGCTGGCCGAGGAGGTGGTGGCGATGGCCACCGTCGCGCTGAGGCGGCTCGGTCTGCTGGAGGAGGAGGTTCCGGTGCTGCTGGGCGGCAGTGTGCTGGCCGCACGCCATCCGCAGCTCGACGACCGGATCGCCGGACTCCTCGCGGCACGCGCCCCGAAGGCCGAGGTGCGCGTCGTGTCCGAGCCGCCGGTGCTGGGTGCGGCGCTGCTGGGCCTGGACCGTACGGGCGCGACGCCGGAGGTCCGCCGCAGACTGCGCGCGCAGTACGTCTGA